One Candidatus Paceibacterota bacterium DNA window includes the following coding sequences:
- a CDS encoding UvrB/UvrC motif-containing protein produces MNKFKFLDKNDISKLPKTSGVYAFFTRRSLGEGRKKGKQILYVGKATNIKERVKNHKKLLSQAEKIGYIKTDSEIEALILEASLIKKYRPKYNVAWKDDKNYFFVAVTKEKFPGILITHQTKQKNKYLGPFVDGSSLKQVLIILRKVFPFRTCTTLPKKPCLWHQLNLCPAPCLTKTKNLCQKNANNILKILQGRKNQVLNNLKKEMKIASKEQNYEKAAKTRDKIVYLERIMRNARIFEPNKADSTLQSILKAEKPISRIEAYDISNIQGQEATGSMVTFIQGKPNKSFYRKFKIKLQAKPNDVAMIKEVLSRRLKHKEWPCPDLILIDGGIAQLNTAIKMKNEINKNIKAVSLAKKQNKLFIEGRKKPILLKTLPKEIFNLVLHLRDEAHRFAITYHRKLRTKALLPR; encoded by the coding sequence GTGAATAAATTCAAATTCCTGGACAAAAACGATATTTCTAAACTACCCAAAACCTCTGGCGTTTACGCTTTTTTTACCCGCCGAAGCCTCGGCGAAGGCAGGAAAAAAGGAAAACAAATACTTTACGTCGGCAAAGCAACCAACATTAAAGAAAGAGTGAAAAACCACAAAAAACTTCTCAGTCAGGCTGAAAAAATAGGATATATTAAAACCGATTCTGAAATCGAAGCTTTGATTTTAGAAGCAAGCTTAATCAAAAAATACCGGCCGAAATACAACGTTGCTTGGAAAGACGACAAGAATTATTTTTTTGTCGCAGTAACAAAAGAGAAATTTCCCGGAATTCTCATCACACACCAAACAAAACAGAAAAACAAATACCTTGGCCCTTTTGTGGACGGTTCTTCCTTAAAACAAGTTTTAATAATCCTAAGAAAGGTTTTCCCTTTTAGAACTTGTACAACCCTGCCGAAGAAGCCCTGTCTTTGGCATCAACTTAACCTCTGCCCTGCCCCCTGTCTGACAAAAACAAAAAACTTATGTCAAAAAAACGCTAATAATATTTTAAAGATACTCCAAGGAAGAAAAAACCAGGTTTTAAATAACTTAAAAAAAGAAATGAAAATAGCTTCCAAAGAACAAAATTATGAAAAAGCAGCAAAGACAAGAGATAAGATAGTTTATTTGGAAAGAATAATGCGCAACGCCAGAATTTTCGAACCCAATAAAGCTGATTCAACGCTTCAATCAATCTTAAAAGCTGAAAAACCGATTTCAAGAATCGAAGCTTACGATATATCCAATATCCAGGGACAGGAAGCAACAGGCTCCATGGTAACTTTTATTCAAGGAAAACCAAACAAAAGCTTTTACCGCAAATTCAAAATAAAGCTCCAGGCTAAGCCCAATGACGTGGCCATGATAAAAGAAGTCTTATCCCGCAGATTGAAACATAAAGAATGGCCATGCCCTGACTTAATATTGATTGACGGCGGCATCGCCCAATTGAATACTGCCATTAAAATGAAAAATGAAATAAACAAAAATATAAAAGCAGTGAGTTTGGCGAAAAAACAAAACAAACTTTTCATTGAAGGAAGAAAAAAGCCAATCCTGTTAAAAACTTTGCCTAAAGAAATCTTTAATCTTGTACTGCATTTGCGCGACGAGGCTCACAGGTTTGCCATAACCTACCACCGCAAATTAAGGACCAAGGCCTTGCTTCCCAGATGA
- a CDS encoding phage holin family protein yields the protein MIKLIFQVAGGVLSFWLAIRFVPGVEFIGETKYLVMAGAFLGLINFFIKPILKIITLPLRILTLGLFGLIINMALIWFVDIIFPELVIPGIVPLFWTTFIVWLVGYFLGLSSPSKKTNN from the coding sequence ATGATTAAACTAATCTTTCAGGTCGCCGGTGGCGTATTAAGCTTTTGGTTAGCTATCAGATTCGTTCCTGGCGTTGAATTCATCGGAGAAACCAAATATCTGGTAATGGCCGGCGCTTTTTTAGGATTGATTAATTTCTTCATTAAGCCGATCCTAAAAATAATCACTCTGCCTTTAAGGATCTTGACACTCGGGCTTTTCGGCTTGATAATCAACATGGCTTTAATTTGGTTCGTTGATATCATTTTCCCGGAACTGGTCATCCCCGGCATCGTTCCGCTTTTCTGGACGACATTCATTGTCTGGCTGGTCGGTTATTTCCTGGGGCTCAGTTCTCCAAGTAAAAAAACTAATAACTAA
- the secG gene encoding preprotein translocase subunit SecG — protein sequence MQQYLPLIQIIVSVLLIVFILLQQRGTALGSAFGQEGGFYATRRGVQQKILWATVVCGVLFIGLALLNLIL from the coding sequence ATGCAGCAATACTTACCTTTAATTCAAATCATCGTATCTGTGTTATTAATCGTTTTCATTCTCCTGCAGCAAAGAGGAACTGCTTTAGGTTCTGCCTTTGGCCAGGAAGGAGGCTTTTACGCTACTAGACGTGGCGTGCAGCAAAAAATCCTTTGGGCAACAGTAGTCTGCGGAGTTTTATTCATCGGTTTGGCTCTGTTAAATCTCATTCTTTAA
- a CDS encoding peptidoglycan-binding protein, which produces MPFLISKWPSRSQWRQFFKVFSKREKTIFFVFLFFALVSLLFLSVSFYLTHTEIQPANGGNYVEGVVGSPRLINPLYPSRDVDRDLIELIYSGLMKYDGESQLAADLAKDYKILDNGKAFEFYLKENLLWSDNQPLTADDVIFTVKAVQNQSLHSSIRAKWLGVKVEKISDLAVRFELNNPSAVFLENCTLKIMPKHIWKNISDQNFSLSIYNLKPIGSGPYKIKELQQDKEGAVRSAKLTINGNYQGNLPNIRGITFLFFENEDELISAFNSGKIKGFTLSSPQKYEKIKGNSFSDYQLMVPSYFAIFFNNEQAKVLADQNIREALNYGTNKEEIINELLAGQGRVADSPILPDVFGFENPSSIYSFDLEKAKELLEAAGFTAGESGIREKTTKKESSFQFKSNLQSGSQGTEVQELQKCLAEDPEVYPEGEITGHFGDKTKEAVIRFQEKYKEDILVPNNLTEGNGKVLGSTKKKLNELCAAPSEQTASLSFTLTTADQPIMKNLAALLKQQWQAMGVEININALDTSTLEQEVIKPRYYELLLFGQGLELFLDPFPYWHSSQIKDPGFNLSNYENKEADNLLAQARQTLDQEERKMLLEEFQNILIEDAPAVFLYSPDYIYLASEKIKGISDKIITDPSKRFSDIGDWYIKTKRVWK; this is translated from the coding sequence ATGCCTTTTCTGATTTCCAAATGGCCTTCCAGGTCCCAATGGAGGCAATTTTTTAAAGTTTTCAGCAAAAGAGAAAAGACCATCTTCTTTGTTTTTTTATTTTTCGCTTTGGTTAGTTTGCTTTTCCTTTCTGTCAGTTTTTATCTGACTCATACGGAAATCCAGCCAGCCAATGGAGGAAACTACGTTGAGGGTGTAGTCGGCTCTCCAAGGCTGATCAACCCGCTTTATCCGTCCCGCGATGTTGATAGGGATTTGATTGAATTGATTTATTCTGGCTTGATGAAATACGACGGAGAAAGCCAACTGGCCGCCGACCTGGCAAAAGATTACAAAATTCTTGATAACGGGAAAGCATTTGAATTCTATTTAAAAGAGAATCTTCTCTGGTCAGACAACCAACCCCTAACAGCTGACGACGTAATTTTCACGGTCAAAGCTGTCCAGAACCAGTCCTTACATAGTTCAATCAGGGCAAAATGGCTGGGAGTAAAAGTAGAAAAAATATCTGATTTGGCAGTCCGTTTTGAATTAAACAACCCCTCTGCCGTCTTCTTGGAAAATTGCACCCTGAAAATCATGCCAAAGCATATCTGGAAGAATATTTCCGACCAAAACTTTTCTCTTTCAATATATAACTTAAAACCGATCGGCTCAGGCCCATATAAAATAAAGGAACTGCAGCAAGACAAAGAAGGCGCTGTCAGGTCAGCCAAATTGACGATAAACGGCAACTACCAGGGAAACTTGCCCAATATCCGGGGGATAACTTTCCTTTTCTTTGAAAACGAAGACGAACTGATTTCCGCTTTCAATTCCGGGAAAATAAAAGGATTTACCCTCAGCTCTCCGCAAAAGTATGAAAAGATAAAAGGGAATTCTTTTTCCGACTATCAGCTTATGGTGCCAAGCTACTTTGCCATTTTCTTTAACAATGAACAAGCTAAGGTTTTGGCTGACCAGAATATAAGAGAAGCTTTAAACTACGGCACCAACAAAGAAGAGATTATCAACGAACTTCTGGCTGGGCAAGGAAGAGTAGCTGATTCGCCGATCCTGCCTGACGTTTTCGGTTTTGAAAACCCTTCAAGCATTTACAGCTTTGATTTGGAAAAAGCAAAAGAGCTCCTGGAAGCAGCTGGCTTTACTGCAGGAGAATCAGGCATCAGGGAAAAAACAACTAAAAAAGAATCGTCTTTCCAATTCAAGAGTAATCTTCAATCAGGCTCCCAGGGAACTGAAGTCCAGGAACTGCAAAAATGCCTGGCTGAAGACCCTGAGGTTTATCCTGAAGGAGAAATAACAGGCCATTTCGGAGATAAAACAAAAGAAGCGGTAATACGATTCCAGGAAAAATATAAAGAAGACATTCTGGTGCCGAACAATTTGACCGAAGGCAACGGAAAAGTTTTGGGAAGCACCAAGAAAAAACTGAATGAACTCTGCGCTGCTCCCTCAGAACAAACCGCTTCCCTTTCTTTCACTTTAACGACAGCTGACCAGCCGATTATGAAAAACTTAGCTGCCCTTTTAAAACAGCAATGGCAGGCAATGGGAGTGGAAATAAACATCAATGCTTTAGATACATCAACTCTCGAACAAGAAGTGATAAAGCCAAGATACTATGAACTGCTTTTATTCGGCCAGGGCCTGGAACTCTTCCTGGATCCCTTCCCCTACTGGCATTCTTCACAAATCAAAGACCCGGGATTCAACCTTTCCAACTACGAAAATAAAGAAGCTGACAATCTTTTGGCTCAAGCACGACAAACTTTAGACCAAGAAGAAAGAAAAATGCTTCTGGAAGAATTCCAAAATATTCTCATTGAAGACGCCCCGGCAGTCTTCCTCTACAGCCCGGATTATATTTATTTGGCCTCAGAAAAAATAAAAGGAATCTCAGATAAAATAATTACCGACCCTTCCAAAAGATTCTCTGATATAGGAGATTGGTATATAAAAACAAAAAGAGTATGGAAATGA
- a CDS encoding glucose-6-phosphate isomerase, with protein MEMKKPDIRYLNDMKNVLQDKEWAKKAPNYELYYMYRGVKKEKGFRYNITVIPPRMLGKEFVKTKGHDHIGKFKEIYTILNGEAIYLFQKCKNKMVLDVYAIRAKKNESVLIPAGYGHITINPSKKILKEADWAVENCKNDYSFIEKMAGMCYYYTKSGWIKNKNYKKIPKLKIKKPLKKAPKDLSFLI; from the coding sequence ATGGAAATGAAAAAACCCGATATCCGCTATTTGAACGACATGAAAAATGTGCTGCAAGATAAAGAATGGGCAAAAAAAGCTCCAAATTATGAGCTGTACTATATGTATCGGGGAGTAAAAAAAGAAAAAGGGTTCAGATACAATATTACTGTGATTCCGCCAAGAATGCTTGGAAAAGAATTCGTAAAAACAAAAGGGCATGACCACATTGGAAAATTCAAGGAAATCTATACTATTTTGAACGGAGAAGCAATCTATCTTTTCCAGAAATGTAAAAACAAAATGGTTTTAGACGTTTATGCGATAAGAGCAAAGAAAAACGAGTCCGTATTAATCCCCGCAGGATACGGCCACATAACAATCAATCCTTCTAAAAAAATCTTGAAAGAAGCTGACTGGGCAGTAGAAAATTGTAAAAATGATTATAGCTTTATTGAAAAAATGGCTGGCATGTGCTATTACTATACGAAATCTGGCTGGATAAAGAACAAGAACTACAAAAAGATACCGAAATTAAAAATCAAAAAACCTCTTAAAAAAGCACCAAAAGACTTAAGCTTTCTAATATGA
- a CDS encoding UTP--glucose-1-phosphate uridylyltransferase yields the protein MIKKAIIPIAGLGSRFLPLTKTVSKELWPLVDRPVLQYIIEEAYESGIKEIIFVNKPGNQLVNNYFEKKLKEKKTSFSKYKSHFSNELERLEKISKNLSFYHVFQKKPLGNAQAVLQAEKLVGKNPCAVLWADDVVEAKVPCLKQLIKVFTKYKKPIIALYKVPKESFQFYGMIKGKKIAKRTYKIEDFIEKPSIKESPSDLAIVGKYIITPQVFEYLKKTKFDLKSDITLSTTLTDMAKDKKDVYGYEFEGKWLECGNKLAYLKSNFYLSLKDPRFGKELKKFIKMR from the coding sequence ATGATTAAAAAAGCTATTATTCCAATTGCTGGCTTGGGATCAAGATTCCTACCTCTGACAAAAACTGTTTCCAAAGAACTCTGGCCTTTAGTTGACAGACCGGTTTTGCAATATATTATTGAGGAAGCTTATGAATCAGGAATTAAAGAAATCATTTTCGTTAACAAGCCCGGCAACCAGCTGGTCAATAATTACTTTGAAAAAAAATTAAAAGAAAAGAAAACTTCTTTTTCCAAATACAAGAGCCATTTCTCAAACGAACTCGAAAGACTGGAGAAGATTTCAAAGAATCTTTCTTTCTATCATGTTTTTCAAAAAAAGCCTTTAGGAAACGCCCAGGCTGTATTGCAAGCGGAAAAATTAGTCGGCAAAAACCCTTGCGCTGTTTTGTGGGCAGATGACGTAGTTGAAGCAAAAGTCCCCTGCCTTAAACAACTGATTAAGGTTTTTACAAAATATAAAAAACCAATAATCGCTTTATACAAAGTGCCGAAAGAAAGCTTTCAGTTTTACGGAATGATAAAAGGAAAAAAAATAGCAAAAAGGACCTATAAAATTGAAGACTTCATTGAAAAGCCCTCGATTAAGGAATCTCCTTCTGATTTGGCTATTGTCGGAAAATACATTATCACTCCTCAGGTTTTTGAATACCTTAAAAAAACTAAGTTTGATTTGAAAAGCGACATAACATTAAGCACCACTTTAACTGATATGGCCAAAGATAAAAAAGACGTTTACGGCTATGAATTTGAAGGCAAATGGCTGGAATGCGGCAACAAACTGGCATATTTGAAATCAAACTTCTATCTTTCTTTGAAAGACCCGAGATTCGGCAAGGAACTCAAAAAATTCATTAAAATGCGCTAA
- a CDS encoding ribonuclease J produces MITQTKQENLRLIPLGGLGEVGRNMMLLEYKSSILIIDMGFRMPGEDMPGIDYIVPNINYLKDKKKNVVGIVFTHGHYDHIGAVPYLIEKIWHPKLEIFASSLTRGIIIRRQEDFPNQPPLNINEVKNGSKIKLGPFKIEFFRQNHNIPDNLGLFIETPVGNILHTSDFKFDPTPINDLPTDFNKLKTMANRKILLMLSDSTGAEEENHSLSEKTIEKNLEEIFEKATGRIIAATFASLINRVQQIIALSEKYGRKVIIEGYSMKTNVEICKVLGFIKSKKGTIIKTKDAHRYPDSKITILCTGAQGEGSAVLMRIATREHRFIRLKKGDNIILSSSVIPGNERTVQNLKDDILRQGCRVFHYKMMDIHAGGHAQKEELMEMIKIIKPTFFIPIHGQYSMLVSHAEIAKEAGIPEKNIVVAENGQIIDLTQKKISVEKSWVPSNYIMVDGLGIGDVGEIVLRDRQILSEDGMFVIVVVVDKQTGKVKGSPDIISRGFVYLRESKELLKDTRKKVVEIIHHATDSGGAVNWSYIKDEMRNKIGQFFYTKTKRRPMILPVVIEV; encoded by the coding sequence ATGATAACACAAACGAAACAGGAAAATCTCCGCCTCATCCCCTTAGGCGGACTGGGAGAAGTAGGAAGAAACATGATGCTTTTGGAATATAAAAGCAGCATTTTGATTATTGATATGGGCTTTCGCATGCCAGGAGAAGACATGCCCGGCATTGATTACATCGTCCCTAATATCAATTATTTGAAAGACAAAAAGAAAAACGTTGTCGGAATCGTTTTTACGCATGGACACTACGACCATATCGGCGCTGTCCCCTATTTGATTGAAAAAATCTGGCACCCTAAATTAGAAATCTTCGCTTCTTCCCTGACTCGCGGAATAATTATAAGAAGGCAGGAAGATTTTCCGAACCAGCCGCCTCTCAATATTAACGAGGTGAAAAACGGCTCTAAGATCAAACTGGGCCCGTTTAAGATTGAGTTTTTCAGGCAGAATCACAACATTCCAGACAATCTCGGCCTTTTTATTGAAACGCCTGTCGGCAATATCCTGCACACTTCTGATTTTAAGTTCGACCCAACGCCGATAAACGACCTGCCCACAGATTTCAATAAATTAAAAACAATGGCTAACAGAAAAATCCTGCTCATGCTTTCCGATTCTACCGGCGCTGAAGAAGAAAACCATTCTCTTTCTGAAAAAACAATTGAAAAGAATTTGGAGGAAATTTTCGAGAAAGCGACAGGCAGGATTATCGCAGCCACTTTCGCTTCTTTGATCAACAGGGTCCAGCAGATAATCGCTCTGTCTGAAAAATACGGCAGAAAAGTGATAATTGAGGGATACTCGATGAAAACCAACGTGGAAATTTGTAAAGTTTTAGGATTCATCAAATCAAAAAAGGGAACGATTATCAAAACGAAAGACGCCCACCGCTATCCTGATTCGAAAATAACCATTTTGTGCACCGGCGCCCAGGGAGAAGGTTCAGCCGTCTTAATGAGAATAGCTACCAGGGAACACCGCTTTATCCGCTTAAAAAAAGGAGATAATATTATTCTTTCCTCGTCTGTCATCCCGGGAAACGAAAGAACGGTCCAAAACTTGAAAGATGACATTCTGCGCCAGGGCTGCCGCGTATTCCATTACAAAATGATGGATATCCATGCTGGAGGCCACGCCCAGAAAGAGGAACTGATGGAAATGATAAAAATCATAAAGCCGACTTTCTTCATTCCGATCCATGGACAATATTCAATGCTTGTCAGCCACGCTGAAATTGCCAAGGAAGCTGGCATTCCTGAGAAAAATATAGTGGTAGCAGAAAACGGCCAGATTATCGACTTAACCCAAAAGAAAATCTCTGTTGAAAAATCATGGGTACCCTCAAACTACATTATGGTTGACGGCCTGGGCATCGGAGATGTCGGCGAAATCGTCTTAAGAGATAGGCAAATATTGTCCGAAGACGGCATGTTCGTCATTGTCGTGGTGGTGGATAAACAGACTGGCAAAGTAAAGGGCTCTCCTGATATAATATCAAGAGGATTCGTTTATCTCAGGGAATCGAAAGAATTGCTGAAAGATACAAGGAAAAAAGTAGTTGAAATTATCCACCATGCAACAGATTCCGGAGGGGCGGTCAATTGGAGCTATATTAAAGACGAAATGAGGAACAAAATCGGCCAGTTTTTCTACACCAAAACCAAAAGAAGGCCGATGATCCTGCCAGTGGTTATTGAAGTATAA
- the trpS gene encoding tryptophan--tRNA ligase codes for MRIFSGIQPTGEIHIGNYLGAIKQWLELQEKNECIFCVVDLHALTVPYDTKTLQELILEKTIAYLAAGINPEKSNIFVQSQIKEHSELAWMLNTVTPVGDLLRMTQYKEKAKKFQNNLNAGLLNYPILMASDILLYKTDFVPVGEDQKQHVELARTIAKKFNQRFGEVFKLPEVKMMKIGSKIMSLTEPTKKMSKSDSSESYIGLFDEPEVIKRKIMAAVTDTGKIIKYNRKLKPGVSNLLTIYSLFSEKGVKELEKKFKGKGYADFKKALAELLINSLEPFRKKRKELLQRKVYVKEILEQGRKKAETIAQSTIQEVKEKMGLA; via the coding sequence ATGAGAATTTTCAGCGGCATCCAGCCGACAGGTGAAATACATATTGGCAATTATTTGGGAGCGATAAAACAATGGCTTGAGCTTCAGGAAAAAAATGAATGCATCTTTTGCGTTGTTGATTTACATGCTTTGACAGTACCCTACGACACTAAAACCCTTCAAGAATTAATTCTGGAAAAAACAATAGCTTATCTGGCTGCCGGCATAAATCCTGAAAAATCAAACATTTTTGTCCAATCCCAAATAAAAGAACATTCAGAACTTGCCTGGATGTTAAACACGGTAACGCCTGTCGGAGACCTTTTAAGAATGACTCAATACAAAGAAAAAGCAAAGAAATTCCAAAATAATCTCAATGCTGGGCTTTTAAACTATCCCATTTTAATGGCTTCTGATATCCTTTTATATAAAACAGACTTTGTTCCCGTAGGAGAGGACCAGAAACAGCACGTTGAATTAGCCAGAACAATCGCTAAAAAATTCAATCAGCGATTCGGAGAAGTTTTCAAACTGCCCGAAGTGAAAATGATGAAAATAGGCTCGAAGATAATGAGCTTGACTGAACCAACAAAGAAAATGTCAAAAAGCGATTCTTCAGAAAGCTATATCGGCCTCTTTGACGAACCAGAAGTGATAAAAAGAAAAATAATGGCAGCGGTTACTGACACAGGAAAAATAATAAAATACAACCGGAAACTAAAGCCAGGCGTTTCCAATCTGCTAACAATATATTCTTTATTTTCCGAAAAAGGCGTAAAGGAACTGGAAAAGAAATTCAAAGGAAAAGGATATGCTGATTTCAAGAAAGCTTTAGCAGAGCTTCTAATTAATTCTCTGGAGCCTTTCCGCAAAAAAAGAAAAGAGCTTCTCCAGAGAAAAGTCTATGTCAAAGAAATTCTAGAACAAGGCAGAAAAAAAGCTGAAACTATCGCCCAATCCACTATTCAGGAAGTAAAGGAAAAAATGGGATTAGCTTAA
- the ychF gene encoding redox-regulated ATPase YchF: MSFSVGIIGLPNVGKSTLFKALTKIPVDIANYPFTTIHPNVGVVQVPDKRLEEIAKIIKPEKTTPTIIEFVDIAGLVKGAHKGEGLGNQFLAHIRNCDALVEIVREFENAKVEHMDGTVNPEKDIETVRVELLMKDLETLEGLLSKTEKDKSSSKETEFLQKIKDWVSQDKLISELDLTEEEKIETKKYQFLTQKPLLYVLNTNGKAEAISSIKYLTMNLKDEQDFSELLPEERQELNLKSNLDQLITDCYNILDLITFFTVAGLKETRAWTLKKGLTAYLAGGVVHSDFQEKFIKAEVINWQKLMESENWHKVRELGLLKTAGKDYIVQDGDVIEFKI; this comes from the coding sequence ATGTCTTTTTCAGTGGGTATAATCGGTCTTCCCAACGTCGGGAAATCAACCCTATTCAAAGCGCTTACCAAAATACCAGTTGATATAGCAAACTATCCTTTTACGACTATCCACCCCAATGTCGGAGTGGTCCAGGTGCCGGATAAAAGATTAGAAGAAATCGCCAAGATTATCAAACCGGAAAAAACCACTCCTACAATAATCGAATTTGTCGATATTGCCGGCTTGGTCAAAGGAGCGCACAAGGGTGAAGGCTTAGGCAACCAATTTCTGGCTCACATCAGGAACTGCGACGCCCTGGTTGAAATTGTCAGGGAATTTGAAAACGCCAAGGTTGAACACATGGACGGAACAGTTAATCCGGAAAAAGACATTGAAACAGTAAGAGTTGAACTTTTAATGAAAGACTTGGAAACTTTGGAAGGACTGCTTTCAAAAACTGAAAAAGATAAAAGTTCATCAAAAGAAACAGAGTTTTTGCAGAAAATCAAAGATTGGGTTTCCCAAGATAAGCTAATCTCGGAATTAGATTTAACAGAAGAGGAAAAAATAGAAACCAAAAAATACCAATTTCTGACCCAAAAACCCCTGCTTTACGTCCTGAATACCAATGGAAAAGCTGAGGCAATTTCCTCCATAAAATACCTGACAATGAATTTAAAAGACGAACAAGACTTTTCAGAGCTATTGCCAGAAGAAAGGCAGGAACTAAACCTCAAATCAAACCTTGACCAATTAATCACTGACTGCTACAATATCCTTGACTTAATCACTTTTTTTACAGTAGCCGGTTTAAAAGAAACGCGAGCCTGGACGCTTAAAAAAGGACTAACAGCCTATCTTGCCGGAGGAGTCGTTCATTCCGACTTCCAGGAAAAGTTCATCAAAGCGGAAGTGATCAACTGGCAAAAACTGATGGAAAGCGAGAACTGGCACAAAGTAAGGGAATTGGGCTTGTTAAAGACAGCTGGCAAAGATTACATTGTCCAGGACGGCGACGTAATTGAATTCAAAATATGA
- the rpsF gene encoding 30S ribosomal protein S6, which produces MKNYELTYLISSEISETETQQLQAQVVSLIQTEGGIILEEKMPFGRKLAYPVKKQSQAYLSCLVFQLEPEKLKDLEKKLKEINQILRYLLLVKYPAKKQKATAFAKKPKPLKTEKEKKVDIKEIEKKLDEILENEPE; this is translated from the coding sequence ATGAAAAACTACGAATTAACATATTTAATATCATCTGAAATTTCTGAGACAGAAACACAGCAACTGCAAGCCCAAGTTGTTTCTTTAATACAAACAGAGGGCGGCATTATACTAGAAGAAAAGATGCCCTTTGGAAGAAAATTAGCTTATCCTGTCAAAAAACAATCACAAGCCTATTTGAGTTGTCTGGTTTTTCAGTTAGAACCGGAAAAGCTGAAAGATTTGGAGAAAAAACTGAAAGAAATTAATCAAATTCTCCGCTATTTGCTTTTAGTTAAATACCCGGCTAAAAAACAAAAAGCCACTGCTTTCGCGAAGAAACCGAAGCCGCTAAAAACGGAAAAAGAGAAAAAAGTCGATATAAAAGAAATTGAAAAAAAATTAGACGAAATACTCGAAAATGAACCTGAATAA
- a CDS encoding single-stranded DNA-binding protein, whose protein sequence is MNLNKVFLIGRLTRDPEKRALPSGQSVTSFGMATSRFYTDKTGQKQQQTEFHNIVMFGKLADIAAQYLNKGSLTLIEGRLQTRTWQDASGNQKSRTEIVAERMQLGPRSANKPTSQDPEKTSEDIPVVEEEEIDIKDIPF, encoded by the coding sequence ATGAACCTGAATAAAGTTTTTTTAATCGGCCGCCTAACCAGAGACCCTGAAAAAAGAGCTCTGCCTTCCGGTCAATCAGTAACCTCTTTTGGAATGGCCACTAGCCGTTTTTACACTGATAAAACAGGACAAAAGCAGCAGCAGACAGAATTCCACAATATTGTCATGTTCGGCAAATTAGCTGACATTGCTGCTCAGTATTTAAACAAGGGTTCCTTGACTCTGATTGAAGGCAGGCTGCAAACAAGAACCTGGCAGGATGCTTCAGGCAATCAAAAATCAAGAACAGAAATCGTTGCAGAAAGAATGCAATTAGGCCCAAGGTCAGCCAATAAACCAACCAGTCAAGATCCGGAAAAAACATCAGAAGACATACCGGTTGTCGAGGAAGAAGAAATAGATATTAAAGACATCCCCTTTTAA
- a CDS encoding 30S ribosomal protein S18: protein MECYFCQRNIKNIDFKDTQILWRFISASGKIKPKKRTGVCSSHQRKLTQAIKRARYLALLSPTSK from the coding sequence ATGGAGTGCTATTTTTGCCAAAGAAATATTAAAAATATAGATTTTAAAGATACGCAAATTTTGTGGAGATTTATCTCAGCTTCGGGAAAAATCAAGCCAAAAAAAAGAACCGGAGTTTGTTCCAGCCACCAGAGAAAATTAACTCAGGCGATAAAAAGAGCCAGATACTTAGCTCTTCTCTCGCCAACTTCTAAGTAG